The following are from one region of the Pirellulales bacterium genome:
- a CDS encoding ABC transporter ATP-binding protein — protein MFLTFDHVTKFYGPVIGVNNISCRIGPGITGLFGANGAGKSTLMKLASGQLRPSQGDVRIGDHRAWSTEAKRHFGYSPDVNSFYEEMTCREFIYVMARLYGLSRSVARTRTAEVIEEVGMADRAGRRLAGCSHGMRQRVKLGQALINDPPILLLDEPLSGIDPGGRREISRLLVAQGEKGKTILVSSHILAETETLTDSVLIIARGRIVASGTLPEIRALLEDRPLTVEIGSSQARQLAALLVTEPEVRGVELRSDSLIVRTRNPNRFFARFNDLVAQHSFEIDKMQTLDGGADAVFNYLQQGNR, from the coding sequence ATGTTCCTCACTTTCGATCACGTCACGAAGTTCTACGGGCCGGTGATTGGTGTTAATAACATTAGTTGCCGCATCGGCCCGGGCATCACCGGATTGTTCGGCGCCAACGGCGCCGGCAAGTCGACGTTGATGAAGCTGGCCAGCGGCCAGTTGCGCCCCAGCCAGGGAGACGTGCGCATTGGCGACCATCGCGCCTGGAGCACCGAGGCCAAACGGCATTTTGGCTACAGCCCCGACGTCAACAGCTTCTACGAAGAGATGACCTGCCGTGAGTTCATCTACGTGATGGCGCGGCTGTATGGACTGTCGCGCTCGGTGGCCCGCACGCGCACGGCCGAGGTGATCGAAGAAGTGGGCATGGCCGATCGCGCCGGCCGCCGGCTGGCAGGTTGCAGTCACGGAATGCGGCAGCGGGTCAAGCTGGGACAGGCGTTGATCAACGATCCGCCGATTCTGCTATTGGACGAACCGCTCAGTGGGATCGATCCTGGCGGTCGCCGCGAGATCAGCCGCCTGCTGGTCGCGCAAGGTGAAAAAGGGAAGACGATCCTGGTCTCTAGCCACATCCTGGCCGAAACCGAGACGCTGACCGATTCCGTGTTGATCATCGCACGTGGCCGGATCGTGGCCTCGGGCACGCTTCCCGAGATCAGGGCGCTGTTGGAAGATCGGCCGCTGACGGTCGAAATCGGCTCGTCGCAGGCGCGGCAACTGGCGGCGCTGCTGGTGACCGAGCCCGAAGTGCGCGGCGTCGAGCTGCGCAGCGACAGCTTGATCGTTCGCACGCGGAATCCGAACCGCTTCTTTGCCCGCTTCAACGACCTCGTGGCGCAACACTCCTTCGAAATCGACAAAATGCAAACGCTCGACGGCGGCGCCGATGCGGTCTTCAATTATCTGCAGCAGGGGAATCGATGA
- a CDS encoding ABC transporter ATP-binding protein → MHLVEIHNVSRSYGHVRALHDVSMTLEPGIVGLVGNNGAGKSTLLKVLLGLLRPDAGAGTILGSDIWHASSTLRGKIGYMPEAAATVPVLKGVEFVTLSGDLYGMPHRDARRRAHEVLNYVGLGELRYRRLEEYSTGNVQRLKLAAALVHDPQLLLLDEPTNGLDPEGRESMLELIEDLIRETGKSVILCTHLLPDIERLCEQIVVLHRGTVIRAGTMASLRNGGTNRFELGWLGDGAGFLAALRAADVQVTLNAHADGATVQVPVGWQNARFFAMARERDVVLTQLKADEEDLERLFFRVTGDNTTAAVVAAEPQEPRHGH, encoded by the coding sequence ATGCACCTCGTCGAAATCCACAATGTCAGCCGCAGCTACGGCCACGTGCGGGCGCTGCATGATGTGAGCATGACGCTCGAGCCCGGCATCGTGGGGCTGGTCGGCAACAACGGCGCCGGCAAGTCGACATTGCTCAAGGTGCTGCTGGGCCTGCTCAGGCCCGACGCCGGCGCCGGCACCATCCTGGGTAGTGATATCTGGCACGCATCCAGCACGTTGCGCGGCAAGATCGGCTACATGCCCGAAGCGGCGGCGACCGTGCCGGTGCTCAAGGGCGTTGAGTTCGTCACGCTTTCCGGCGACCTGTACGGCATGCCGCATCGCGATGCGCGGCGGCGGGCCCACGAAGTGCTGAACTACGTCGGCCTGGGCGAGCTGCGCTACCGGCGGCTGGAAGAATACTCGACCGGCAACGTGCAGCGTCTCAAGCTGGCGGCCGCCCTGGTACACGATCCTCAGCTCTTGTTGCTGGACGAGCCGACCAATGGGCTCGATCCCGAAGGGCGCGAGTCGATGCTGGAATTGATCGAAGACCTGATTCGCGAGACCGGCAAGAGCGTGATCCTCTGCACGCACTTGCTGCCCGACATCGAGCGGTTGTGCGAGCAGATCGTGGTGCTGCATCGCGGCACCGTGATCCGCGCCGGGACGATGGCCTCGTTGCGCAACGGCGGGACGAACCGGTTCGAGCTGGGATGGCTTGGCGACGGGGCAGGCTTCCTGGCGGCGCTACGCGCAGCGGACGTGCAAGTTACTCTCAACGCACATGCCGACGGGGCCACGGTGCAGGTACCGGTCGGCTGGCAAAACGCGCGATTTTTTGCCATGGCCCGCGAGCGCGACGTCGTGCTCACGCAATTAAAGGCCGACGAAGAGGATCTGGAGCGATTGTTCTTCCGTGTCACCGGCGATAACACAACCGCCGCCGTCGTGGCCGCAGAGCCGCAGGAGCCGCGCCATGGGCATTGA
- a CDS encoding cupin domain-containing protein produces MSEVSRRGFIGSAAAAGVIGISAAAADEGFPFKNNVPDPLLSGKDLPTFKFALEKSAGKVMDGSFGKEATVSQLPISKGIAGVSMRLEPGVMRELHWHATAAEWAFVIEGRSRTTVADPQGNSQTNDFDPGDIWYFPRGHGHSIQCLGNKPCHFILIFDNGYFSEFGTFSITDWLGHTPKALLAKNFGLPESSFDGLPKEEVYFARGPVPPELPQPPLQGGLKSPAETHRFRMLAQEPHSIYKGGREWRVGADRFPISQTVTGVILDLEPGGLRELHWHPNADEWQYVIDGQVSVTLFGSHGRYRTESLEQGDVSYIPQGYGHSIENTSNKTSRVLIAFNTGHYQAIDLSQWIAGNPKYLLAANFSKPESLFEKFPKDRVFIGPPGPPKQSEREIK; encoded by the coding sequence ATGTCCGAAGTATCACGACGCGGCTTCATTGGTTCGGCGGCTGCCGCCGGCGTTATCGGGATTTCGGCCGCCGCGGCCGACGAAGGATTCCCCTTCAAGAACAACGTGCCTGACCCGCTGCTGTCGGGCAAGGACCTGCCGACATTCAAATTCGCCCTGGAAAAATCCGCGGGCAAGGTGATGGACGGTAGCTTCGGCAAAGAGGCCACCGTCTCGCAACTGCCGATCTCGAAGGGGATCGCAGGCGTGTCGATGCGACTCGAGCCGGGCGTGATGCGCGAGCTGCATTGGCATGCCACCGCCGCCGAATGGGCCTTTGTCATCGAAGGGCGCTCCCGCACCACCGTGGCCGATCCGCAGGGCAACTCGCAGACCAACGATTTCGATCCCGGCGATATCTGGTATTTTCCGCGGGGCCACGGCCATTCGATTCAATGCCTGGGAAACAAGCCCTGCCACTTTATTCTCATCTTCGACAACGGCTACTTTTCGGAATTCGGCACCTTCAGCATCACCGACTGGCTGGGTCATACGCCCAAGGCGTTGTTGGCCAAAAATTTCGGCTTGCCCGAGTCCAGCTTCGATGGCCTGCCGAAAGAAGAAGTCTATTTCGCGCGCGGGCCGGTGCCGCCCGAACTGCCGCAGCCGCCACTGCAGGGCGGGCTGAAGTCGCCCGCCGAGACGCATCGCTTTCGCATGCTGGCGCAAGAGCCGCACTCGATCTACAAAGGCGGGCGTGAGTGGCGCGTCGGCGCCGATCGGTTCCCCATCTCGCAAACCGTGACGGGCGTGATCCTCGATCTCGAGCCGGGGGGCCTGCGCGAATTGCACTGGCACCCTAACGCCGATGAATGGCAGTACGTAATCGACGGACAGGTGAGCGTCACGCTGTTCGGGTCGCACGGTCGTTACCGTACTGAATCGCTCGAGCAAGGAGACGTGAGCTACATCCCGCAAGGCTACGGCCACTCGATCGAGAATACCAGCAACAAGACTTCGCGCGTGTTGATCGCCTTCAACACGGGGCACTACCAGGCGATTGACCTCTCGCAATGGATCGCCGGCAATCCAAAGTATTTGCTGGCGGCGAATTTTTCCAAACCCGAGTCGCTATTCGAGAAATTCCCGAAAGATCGCGTCTTTATCGGCCCACCAGGCCCGCCCAAGCAGAGCGAGCGAGAAATCAAATAA
- a CDS encoding OFA family MFS transporter translates to MPADVNENDLVVAGPLAGELMQYRRWLVLLGALLMQPCLGAIYGWGVFVPALKASRSELTVTLSPQVLEVDPAQHAELVGEYKALKKQLAEAHADDRAAAKADVERFLADVVPARVQVAKEVWAKQCYGYSGTQAQAVFSTGIMVFALVMILAGRWQDRVGPRIVAFTGGLVLAAGYALAALAGPSFPMVLLGVGVIGGAGIGMGYVCPIAACVKWFPDLRGLVTGLAVAGFGGGAFLFIKLAGNWGGLLAAEGVSATLLTYAAIFVVFVSLGASLLRNPPVGWQPSGWTPPAAYSQGVSTAVPDFEQADTVRTRSFWMLWLAFMFASSCGMMVIGSLKDFGIREGRLSDFEAEGALALLAVFNALGRITWGWVSQRFGARQTLVLISFLQAAMVVALIEMGTKVWTLEVAACWVGFHFGGNLALFPLLTAEYFGTRHLGANYGLMFTGYGVGGVVGPMLAGSVWDTLGSYRWAYLPAAAGCLFAMALALTVRPPKPAQQTSATH, encoded by the coding sequence ATGCCCGCCGACGTCAACGAAAACGATCTCGTCGTCGCGGGTCCGCTTGCCGGAGAACTCATGCAGTACCGACGTTGGCTGGTGTTGCTCGGCGCGTTGTTGATGCAGCCGTGCTTGGGAGCAATCTATGGTTGGGGCGTGTTTGTACCGGCGCTCAAGGCCAGTCGGTCGGAGCTGACGGTCACGCTCTCGCCGCAGGTGCTCGAGGTCGATCCGGCCCAGCATGCCGAATTGGTCGGCGAGTACAAGGCGCTCAAAAAGCAACTGGCGGAAGCCCATGCCGATGATCGCGCCGCAGCCAAGGCGGACGTCGAGCGCTTCCTGGCAGACGTCGTGCCCGCGCGCGTGCAGGTGGCCAAGGAAGTCTGGGCCAAGCAATGCTATGGCTACTCGGGCACGCAAGCGCAGGCCGTGTTTTCTACCGGCATCATGGTGTTTGCGCTGGTGATGATATTGGCCGGCCGCTGGCAAGATCGCGTCGGCCCGCGGATTGTCGCGTTCACCGGCGGACTGGTGCTGGCGGCAGGCTATGCGCTAGCCGCTTTGGCCGGACCGAGCTTTCCGATGGTACTCCTGGGCGTGGGCGTGATCGGCGGCGCCGGCATTGGCATGGGCTACGTCTGTCCGATCGCGGCCTGCGTGAAATGGTTTCCCGACCTGCGCGGGCTCGTCACGGGCTTGGCCGTGGCGGGGTTCGGCGGTGGTGCTTTTTTGTTCATCAAGCTGGCCGGTAATTGGGGCGGGCTGCTCGCGGCCGAAGGCGTGTCAGCCACCCTTCTCACTTACGCGGCGATCTTTGTGGTGTTCGTCTCGCTGGGCGCGTCGCTGTTGCGCAATCCGCCCGTGGGATGGCAGCCGTCGGGTTGGACTCCGCCGGCGGCTTACAGCCAAGGCGTATCGACAGCCGTGCCCGACTTTGAACAAGCCGATACGGTACGGACGCGTTCGTTCTGGATGCTATGGCTGGCGTTCATGTTCGCTTCGAGCTGCGGCATGATGGTGATCGGATCGCTGAAGGATTTCGGTATTCGCGAAGGTCGACTGTCCGATTTCGAGGCCGAAGGCGCGCTGGCCCTCCTGGCGGTGTTCAACGCCTTGGGCCGGATCACATGGGGCTGGGTGTCACAGCGGTTTGGCGCGCGTCAGACGCTGGTGTTGATCTCGTTCTTACAGGCTGCAATGGTCGTGGCGCTCATTGAAATGGGCACAAAAGTCTGGACGCTGGAAGTCGCTGCCTGCTGGGTCGGCTTTCATTTCGGCGGCAACTTGGCGTTGTTTCCACTGCTGACGGCCGAGTACTTCGGCACGCGCCACCTGGGAGCCAACTATGGCCTGATGTTCACCGGCTATGGCGTGGGGGGCGTCGTCGGACCGATGCTGGCCGGCAGCGTGTGGGACACGCTCGGCTCGTATCGCTGGGCCTATCTGCCTGCCGCCGCCGGGTGCTTATTTGCGATGGCGCTAGCCCTGACCGTGCGGCCGCCTAAGCCCGCGCAACAAACGTCCGCGACGCACTAA
- a CDS encoding PIN domain-containing protein, with amino-acid sequence MPAKAPAKISQPSDTKVSLLVLRIVFVMVAVGLAASIISAPWFPKDPAPWLPWAVFGGVLGMSLVVIAVDVLVRHKQLDVISSVYFGTIVGLFLAYVVGLALAPLPIWQEYRATVNLTLGMVLSYVCISLLMQTRNDFRFIIPYVEFAKEIKGLKPFILDTSVVIDGRIADVVETKIFDSQLIMPRFVLAELQNIADSADRSRRSRGRRGLDVLQKLRSSENVDLQMYDRDLPEFAGHPVDLKLVMLAKHLDGKIITNDYNLNKVAQVQGVDVNNLNDLANSLKPVFLPGESLDVRVVKPGEEPGQGVGYLDDGTMIVIEGGRDHLNKTVRVAVTSVLQTSAGRMIFGRYEPSSKAAS; translated from the coding sequence ATGCCCGCCAAAGCACCCGCGAAGATCTCTCAGCCAAGTGACACCAAGGTCTCGCTCTTGGTGCTGCGCATCGTATTCGTGATGGTGGCCGTGGGCCTGGCGGCGTCGATCATTAGCGCTCCCTGGTTTCCCAAAGACCCGGCTCCTTGGCTTCCCTGGGCCGTCTTCGGGGGCGTGTTGGGGATGTCGCTCGTCGTGATCGCGGTCGACGTGCTGGTACGGCACAAGCAGCTCGACGTGATTTCCTCGGTCTACTTCGGCACCATCGTCGGTTTGTTCCTGGCTTACGTCGTCGGCCTGGCCTTGGCCCCCTTGCCGATCTGGCAAGAGTATCGCGCCACGGTCAATCTCACGCTGGGCATGGTGTTGAGCTATGTGTGCATCAGCTTGTTGATGCAAACGCGCAACGATTTTCGCTTCATTATTCCGTATGTCGAATTCGCCAAAGAGATCAAGGGACTTAAACCATTCATCCTGGACACCAGCGTCGTCATCGACGGGCGAATCGCGGATGTCGTCGAGACCAAGATCTTCGACAGCCAGTTGATCATGCCCCGTTTCGTCCTGGCGGAATTGCAGAACATCGCCGACAGCGCCGACCGTTCGCGGCGCAGTCGCGGGCGGCGCGGCCTGGACGTGCTGCAAAAGCTCCGTTCGAGCGAGAATGTCGATCTGCAAATGTACGATCGCGATTTGCCTGAATTCGCCGGCCATCCGGTCGATCTGAAGCTGGTGATGCTAGCCAAGCATCTGGACGGCAAGATCATCACCAACGATTACAACCTGAACAAAGTAGCGCAGGTGCAGGGCGTCGACGTCAACAATCTCAACGACCTGGCCAATTCCTTGAAGCCCGTCTTCCTGCCGGGTGAGTCGCTCGACGTGCGCGTGGTGAAACCGGGCGAAGAGCCGGGTCAGGGTGTCGGCTATCTCGACGACGGCACCATGATAGTGATCGAGGGGGGCAGAGATCATCTCAACAAGACGGTTCGCGTGGCCGTCACTAGCGTCCTGCAAACGAGCGCCGGGCGCATGATTTTTGGCCGCTACGAGCCCTCGTCCAAAGCCGCCTCGTAG
- a CDS encoding deoxyguanosinetriphosphate triphosphohydrolase, translating into MNPAKPLAANGPPVDAQPNDASGSVFHAAAFAEGAFLDIDERERLLLAPYAMHSAVSQGRRYPEQSHRYRGPFQRDRDRIVHSAAYRRLSAKTQVFTGDIGDYHRTRLTHTIEVASVARTIGRALRLNEDLVEALALAHDLGHPPFGHAGEDALDRCLAADGGFNHNRHGLRIVSELEQRYQEFPGLNLSIEVLEGQTARATKGAHTTRPLLEAQVVDAADSVAYDTHDADDALEHRLLTMGELLELALWREAEKRVRRRYQALDDAQLRRAILHELIDWQVGDLLVQATARLRAGQIDSIAAVRAAPLVIEPSTELAAKKLELEQFLAQRVYKHPQLLAVRRAAQEMLARMFAGYLARPELLPASFRARGAHVGWPRTVGDYLAGMTDRYAQQEHARLFAGQPAT; encoded by the coding sequence ATGAACCCAGCCAAGCCACTTGCTGCAAACGGCCCCCCGGTCGACGCGCAACCCAACGACGCATCAGGCAGCGTCTTCCATGCTGCCGCATTCGCAGAGGGCGCCTTTCTGGATATTGACGAGCGCGAGCGGTTGCTGCTGGCGCCGTATGCCATGCACAGCGCGGTCAGCCAGGGCCGGCGGTATCCGGAGCAATCTCATCGATATCGCGGTCCGTTTCAGCGCGACCGCGACCGCATCGTGCATAGCGCAGCGTATCGCCGCCTGAGCGCCAAGACGCAAGTGTTTACCGGCGATATCGGCGATTACCATCGCACAAGGCTGACGCATACGATCGAGGTGGCGTCGGTCGCACGCACCATCGGTCGCGCCTTGCGGCTGAACGAAGATCTGGTCGAGGCGTTGGCACTGGCGCACGATCTGGGGCATCCGCCGTTTGGTCATGCTGGCGAGGACGCGCTCGACCGCTGCCTGGCCGCTGACGGGGGCTTCAACCACAATCGGCACGGGTTGCGGATCGTGAGCGAACTCGAGCAGCGCTATCAGGAGTTTCCGGGGCTGAATCTATCGATCGAAGTGCTCGAAGGGCAGACGGCGCGCGCCACCAAAGGCGCACACACCACGCGGCCTCTGCTCGAGGCGCAGGTGGTCGATGCGGCCGACAGCGTGGCTTACGATACGCACGACGCCGACGACGCGCTCGAACATCGGCTGCTAACGATGGGTGAGCTGTTAGAGCTTGCGCTGTGGCGCGAAGCCGAGAAGCGCGTCCGCCGCCGGTATCAGGCGCTCGACGATGCGCAATTGCGCCGCGCCATTTTGCACGAGCTGATCGACTGGCAGGTCGGCGATCTATTGGTGCAAGCCACGGCACGGTTGCGCGCGGGGCAGATCGACTCAATCGCCGCGGTCCGCGCCGCGCCGCTCGTGATCGAACCCAGTACAGAGCTTGCCGCCAAAAAACTGGAACTGGAGCAGTTTCTCGCCCAGCGCGTGTACAAGCATCCGCAACTGCTGGCCGTCCGTCGCGCGGCTCAAGAGATGCTGGCTCGCATGTTTGCCGGTTATTTGGCGCGGCCCGAGTTGCTGCCGGCCAGTTTTCGCGCGCGGGGGGCGCACGTGGGCTGGCCGCGCACGGTGGGGGACTATCTAGCCGGCATGACCGACCGCTACGCTCAGCAGGAGCACGCACGGCTGTTTGCTGGACAGCCGGCGACCTGA
- a CDS encoding HIT domain-containing protein produces the protein MRSLWPRLSNQEIRALKHEQLWAPWRLAYLKGIDKNLPQPVEVELLPGADPQCFVCRAVADNRDRENLVVHRGARMVTLLNRYPYNNGHMLVAPLVHKGRLDELTADEHCETMETITRLVSVLAALLNSEGFNVGLNLGRVAGAGLPGHLHWHIVPRWSGDTNFMPVLSGVDVISQSLDALWELLAEKLEQP, from the coding sequence GTGCGATCGCTTTGGCCGCGGCTCAGTAATCAGGAGATCCGTGCGTTGAAACACGAGCAGTTGTGGGCCCCCTGGCGATTAGCTTACCTGAAGGGGATCGATAAGAACCTGCCGCAGCCGGTCGAAGTCGAGCTGCTGCCGGGCGCGGACCCGCAATGCTTTGTGTGTCGCGCCGTGGCAGACAATCGCGATCGAGAGAATCTGGTCGTGCACCGCGGCGCGCGGATGGTCACGCTGCTGAACCGGTATCCCTACAATAACGGCCACATGCTGGTGGCGCCGTTGGTGCATAAGGGACGCCTCGACGAGCTCACGGCCGACGAGCACTGCGAAACGATGGAGACGATCACGCGGCTGGTCTCGGTCTTGGCGGCGCTCTTGAATAGCGAAGGCTTTAACGTGGGGCTGAATTTGGGACGCGTGGCCGGCGCCGGCTTGCCCGGCCACTTGCATTGGCACATCGTGCCACGCTGGAGCGGCGATACGAACTTCATGCCAGTGCTGTCGGGCGTGGACGTTATTTCGCAATCGCTTGATGCCCTGTGGGAATTGTTGGCCGAAAAGCTTGAGCAGCCATGA
- a CDS encoding segregation/condensation protein A, producing MSFRVDLEIFRGPLDLLLYLVRKHELDILDIPVAPIADQFLEHLSVLEQLDVNAAGDFLEMASTLVELKSRLILPHEDEVEEEIADPRQQLVQRLLEYKQFKEAASILDERARDWQERYPRLSNDMATRPRDPATEPIRELELWDLVSAFGRLIQQHQSNLPSNIVYDDTPIHVYMERIGNLLVEQQRLAFTELFRPGMHKSTLIGMFLAVLELIRHHGLHAEQGDQFGEIYLVHEPAAAATPTDPGPPE from the coding sequence ATGAGCTTTCGCGTCGACCTGGAAATCTTCCGCGGCCCGCTCGACCTACTGCTGTACCTGGTGCGCAAGCACGAGCTGGACATCCTCGACATACCCGTCGCGCCGATCGCGGATCAATTTCTCGAGCATCTGTCCGTGCTCGAACAGCTCGACGTGAACGCGGCCGGAGATTTTCTGGAGATGGCCAGCACGCTGGTCGAACTGAAATCGCGCTTGATCCTGCCGCACGAAGACGAAGTCGAGGAAGAAATCGCCGACCCCCGGCAACAGCTCGTGCAGCGGCTGTTGGAATACAAGCAGTTCAAAGAGGCCGCCAGCATCCTCGACGAGCGTGCCCGCGATTGGCAGGAACGCTATCCGCGCCTTTCCAACGACATGGCGACCCGCCCGCGCGATCCGGCGACGGAACCGATTCGCGAATTGGAGCTGTGGGATCTGGTCAGCGCTTTTGGCCGCTTGATCCAGCAGCATCAATCGAACCTGCCGTCGAACATCGTCTACGACGATACGCCGATCCACGTCTACATGGAACGGATCGGCAATCTGCTCGTCGAACAGCAGCGGCTGGCCTTTACCGAACTGTTCCGTCCCGGCATGCACAAATCGACTCTGATCGGTATGTTCCTGGCCGTCCTGGAATTGATACGGCATCACGGACTGCACGCCGAGCAAGGAGATCAATTCGGCGAAATCTACCTGGTACACGAGCCCGCCGCGGCCGCGACACCGACAGACCCCGGTCCGCCGGAATAA
- a CDS encoding HEAT repeat domain-containing protein has translation MGTLRGAVVFLVLISSTGFAVRSAQADEPSPGSLAKLYADAEKLAEDPATLEQSAARLQELVAVHRENTTLYDRAFSQLLKHYVHLAQGEQAARLVQDELAYKVAQIEAVQQAHVIEQARRRFPTEFAKLREEDRAKSREVSAAVPDTDDADLTKQILQRGDKEIREKALARIREQLAAGAGAQSQLSGLQSLYKSLSAKFDHAAFRPAVLPLLLSNDHDVRLMAIVVLPGISEDKADIKVILRSVEDGSPRVRASVATALISIGKGEAVGQVAPALVKLLRDTNQDVVHQSIRSMWGQYRTPELNAVLIELANTPQHHHVAIYHGLSPQPEKNAVMCERLVEELADPDWNNSGRAAWGLTFGVMPEARALVEAGLLAAIAEETNAYTRSEEFAALKNVASEKSRAYLTKLAATNEETDDVRKQANEILAVLDAHR, from the coding sequence ATGGGCACCCTTCGAGGGGCGGTCGTGTTTCTCGTTCTTATCTCGTCCACAGGCTTCGCGGTCCGCTCCGCCCAGGCGGACGAGCCGTCGCCTGGCTCACTGGCGAAGCTGTATGCCGACGCCGAAAAGTTGGCCGAGGATCCCGCCACCCTAGAACAGAGCGCCGCGCGGCTGCAAGAGCTTGTCGCGGTGCATCGAGAGAATACCACGCTCTACGATCGGGCTTTCTCGCAGTTGCTCAAGCACTACGTGCATTTGGCCCAAGGCGAGCAAGCGGCGCGCCTGGTGCAGGACGAACTCGCATACAAGGTCGCGCAAATCGAAGCCGTACAGCAAGCACATGTCATCGAGCAAGCCCGCCGTAGATTCCCCACAGAGTTTGCCAAGCTCAGGGAGGAGGATCGCGCAAAGTCACGCGAAGTGTCAGCAGCCGTTCCGGACACCGACGACGCCGATTTGACGAAACAGATTCTGCAGCGCGGAGACAAAGAGATACGTGAAAAGGCGCTCGCGAGAATCCGGGAGCAATTAGCGGCTGGCGCCGGGGCCCAATCACAGCTATCCGGCCTGCAAAGCCTTTACAAGAGCTTGTCTGCCAAGTTCGATCATGCCGCATTTCGCCCGGCCGTGCTGCCGCTGCTTCTATCGAATGACCACGACGTACGATTGATGGCCATCGTGGTTCTGCCCGGAATCAGCGAAGACAAGGCTGACATCAAGGTGATTCTTCGGTCGGTGGAAGATGGGTCGCCGCGGGTGCGGGCCAGCGTGGCCACGGCGCTGATCTCGATCGGCAAGGGAGAGGCCGTAGGGCAAGTCGCGCCCGCGCTGGTGAAACTGCTCCGCGATACGAATCAAGACGTCGTGCATCAATCGATCCGTTCCATGTGGGGGCAGTATCGCACGCCGGAGCTGAACGCGGTGCTCATCGAGCTGGCGAACACGCCACAACATCATCATGTAGCGATCTATCACGGGCTGAGTCCGCAGCCGGAGAAAAATGCGGTCATGTGCGAACGGCTGGTCGAGGAACTGGCCGATCCAGATTGGAACAATAGCGGCCGTGCCGCATGGGGGCTGACATTCGGCGTGATGCCAGAGGCCCGCGCACTGGTCGAAGCGGGGCTTCTGGCGGCGATAGCCGAAGAAACAAATGCCTACACGCGCAGCGAAGAATTCGCGGCGCTCAAGAATGTCGCCAGCGAGAAATCGCGCGCGTACCTGACGAAGCTCGCGGCGACGAACGAAGAAACAGATGATGTTCGCAAGCAGGCCAACGAGATTCTGGCCGTGCTGGATGCACATCGCTGA
- a CDS encoding MBL fold metallo-hydrolase, with the protein MVQNAPIKTITHGGLTVEGYSRAAVQSYWRIPELKLGFDIGAHPWSFMATPNLFISHTHLDHVAALPSYIARRRMMKMEPPTIYLPEQAVEGVDRILKLFTRLDRGRLPCQLVGLKPGDEVEMSREHVVTVSATTHRVPSLGFVVWERRRKLRAEFQDLPGDKIRDLRLAGTEVTEERRIPRLAYVGDSSPEGLDDCPAMFKAQILITEMTFVAARHRKEKIHKFGHMHLDDIIARRERFHNEVVIAAHFSTRYHAKQIRQYVEAALPDMLDGRLHLWI; encoded by the coding sequence ATGGTTCAAAACGCGCCCATCAAGACGATCACGCACGGCGGTCTGACCGTCGAAGGGTATTCGCGCGCGGCGGTGCAGAGCTATTGGCGGATCCCAGAGCTCAAGCTCGGTTTCGACATCGGGGCTCATCCCTGGTCGTTCATGGCGACGCCCAACTTGTTCATTTCGCACACGCATCTCGATCATGTGGCGGCGCTACCGTCTTACATCGCGCGTCGACGGATGATGAAGATGGAACCGCCGACGATCTACCTGCCCGAGCAGGCTGTCGAGGGGGTTGATCGCATCCTCAAGCTATTCACGCGGCTCGATCGTGGACGGCTGCCGTGCCAATTGGTGGGGCTCAAGCCGGGGGACGAGGTCGAGATGTCGCGCGAGCACGTGGTCACCGTCTCGGCCACCACGCACCGCGTGCCGTCGCTGGGATTCGTGGTGTGGGAACGCCGTCGCAAGTTGAGGGCCGAATTTCAGGACTTGCCTGGCGACAAGATTCGCGACCTGCGTCTGGCCGGCACCGAAGTGACCGAGGAGCGGCGCATCCCGCGGCTAGCCTATGTCGGCGACAGCTCGCCCGAAGGACTGGACGATTGCCCAGCCATGTTCAAAGCCCAGATCCTGATCACCGAGATGACATTCGTCGCCGCCCGGCATCGCAAGGAAAAGATCCACAAGTTCGGGCACATGCATCTCGACGACATCATCGCGCGGCGCGAGCGGTTTCATAACGAAGTGGTCATCGCCGCCCATTTCAGCACGCGTTACCACGCCAAGCAGATCCGTCAGTACGTCGAAGCAGCACTGCCCGACATGCTAGACGGCCGCCTGCACCTGTGGATCTGA